In the genome of Prosthecobacter algae, one region contains:
- a CDS encoding type II toxin-antitoxin system RelE/ParE family toxin, with the protein MYKLRTHPEADLELEESIRYLSEQTLWQASRFIDAYAAALLKIRQHPECAHFAWNPYRRFNLTPFSYALIYRHEGDTVFIIAVAHTKRHPDYWKTRI; encoded by the coding sequence ATGTATAAGTTACGTACGCATCCAGAGGCTGACCTGGAGCTGGAGGAATCCATTCGATATCTTTCTGAACAGACTCTTTGGCAAGCCTCCCGATTTATTGACGCCTACGCAGCCGCTCTGCTGAAGATCCGCCAACATCCTGAATGCGCCCACTTTGCCTGGAATCCATACCGCCGATTTAATCTCACCCCCTTTTCATACGCCCTGATTTATCGTCATGAAGGCGACACGGTTTTTATCATCGCTGTGGCCCACACCAAACGCCATCCCGACTACTGGAAGACCCGCATTTAA
- a CDS encoding addiction module protein — translation MTASAESILSNLLTLPEEDRLEIAARLQDSVYATSSDEELSRDLKVILDRRWQEIESGTVQCRDALEVVQELRAKYNV, via the coding sequence ATGACTGCCTCTGCTGAATCCATTTTGAGCAATCTGCTGACTTTGCCAGAAGAAGATCGACTCGAGATTGCTGCCCGTTTGCAAGACAGTGTCTATGCTACGTCTTCGGATGAAGAACTCAGTCGCGATCTGAAAGTCATCCTGGATCGTCGTTGGCAAGAAATCGAAAGCGGCACGGTGCAGTGCCGTGACGCACTCGAAGTCGTGCAAGAATTGAGAGCGAAATACAATGTATAA